From Mycolicibacterium nivoides, a single genomic window includes:
- the alr gene encoding alanine racemase, producing MQTTELETSLNPHASPQAMVDLGAIGHNVRLLREHAGGARVMAVVKADGYGHGAVEVGRAALAAGAAELGVVTIAEAVALRAGGITAPVLCWLHPPGTDFAPALEADVQIAVSSVRQLGDVVAAARQTGRTATVTVKVDTGLSRNGVSPADFPDVIAALGRAQADGVIQVRGIMSHLVHGDEPDNPFNDLQGKRLTTMREQAAAQGVVFELAHLSNSPAAMTRPDLAFDMVRPGIAVYGLSPIPERGDMGLVPAMTLKCPVALVRSVHAGDGVSYGHRWIADRDTTLALLPVGYADGIFRSLSGKIEVLINDRRRPAVGRICMDQFVVDLGPDVTDVTEGDEAILFGPGTQGEQTAQDWAELLGTINYEVVTSPRGRITRTYLQAGRGR from the coding sequence ATGCAGACGACCGAACTCGAGACATCGCTGAACCCGCACGCATCGCCGCAGGCGATGGTGGATCTCGGCGCGATCGGCCACAACGTCCGCCTGCTGCGCGAACATGCCGGCGGCGCCAGGGTGATGGCGGTGGTCAAAGCCGACGGCTACGGGCACGGCGCCGTCGAGGTGGGCCGCGCCGCCCTGGCCGCCGGCGCGGCCGAACTCGGGGTGGTGACCATCGCCGAGGCGGTGGCGCTGCGGGCCGGCGGGATCACCGCTCCCGTGCTGTGCTGGCTGCACCCGCCGGGCACCGACTTCGCCCCGGCGCTCGAGGCCGATGTGCAGATCGCGGTGTCCTCGGTGCGCCAGCTCGGCGATGTGGTGGCGGCCGCGCGGCAGACCGGCCGCACCGCGACCGTGACCGTGAAGGTCGACACCGGGCTGAGCCGCAACGGTGTCAGCCCCGCCGATTTTCCCGACGTGATCGCCGCGCTGGGCCGTGCCCAGGCCGACGGCGTCATCCAGGTGCGCGGCATCATGAGCCACCTGGTGCACGGCGACGAGCCGGACAATCCGTTCAACGACCTGCAGGGCAAGCGGCTCACCACGATGCGTGAGCAGGCCGCCGCCCAGGGCGTGGTGTTCGAGCTGGCCCACCTGTCCAATTCGCCTGCGGCGATGACCCGTCCGGATCTGGCCTTCGACATGGTGCGGCCCGGCATCGCGGTCTACGGCCTTAGCCCCATCCCCGAGCGTGGCGACATGGGGCTGGTTCCCGCCATGACCTTGAAATGCCCTGTCGCGCTGGTGCGTTCGGTGCACGCCGGCGACGGGGTGTCCTACGGCCACCGGTGGATCGCCGACCGGGACACCACCCTGGCGCTGCTGCCGGTGGGCTACGCCGACGGCATCTTCCGCTCGTTGAGCGGGAAGATCGAGGTGCTGATCAACGACAGGCGCCGCCCGGCCGTCGGACGGATCTGTATGGACCAGTTCGTCGTCGACCTCGGCCCGGACGTCACCGACGTCACCGAAGGTGATGAAGCGATCCTGTTCGGCCCCGGCACCCAGGGCGAACAGACCGCCCAGGACTGGGCCGAACTGCTCGGCACCATCAACTACGAGGTGGTCACCAGTCCGCGCGGGCGGATCACCCGCACCTATCTGCAGGCAGGTCGCGGGCGTTGA
- a CDS encoding glutamate decarboxylase, producing the protein MPHKHPRTPHISPAYTGRLAMSPVPSLRLPDKSMDPDAAYRFIHDELMLDGSSRLNLATFVTTWMDPEAEKLMAETFDKNMIDKDEYPATAAIEARCVSMVADLFHAEDLSDEDSSAACGVSTIGSSEAVMLGGLAMKWRWREKVGKDWKGRTPNLVMGSNVQVVWEKFCRYFDVEPRYLPMEEGRYVITPEQVLDAVDEDTIGVVAILGTTYTGELEPIAEICAALDQLVQDKGLDIPVHVDAASGGFVVPFLHPDLEWDFRLPRVVSINVSGHKYGLTYPGIGFVVWRSKEYLPEDLVFRVNYLGGDMPTFTLNFSRPGNQVVGQYYNFLRLGRAGYTQVMQCLSQTARWLGDELRDSEHFELITDGSAIPVVSFRLKGKPGYTEFDVSEGLRSFGWQVPAYTMPEGATDVVVLRVVVREGFSADLARALKEDTITVLQRLDKLKPSGAFNDLQPFAH; encoded by the coding sequence ATGCCGCACAAGCACCCTCGCACCCCGCATATCTCGCCGGCCTACACCGGCAGGCTGGCGATGTCCCCGGTTCCGTCGCTGCGCCTGCCTGACAAGTCGATGGATCCCGATGCGGCGTATCGCTTCATCCACGACGAGTTGATGCTCGACGGCAGCTCGCGGTTGAACCTGGCGACGTTCGTCACCACGTGGATGGACCCCGAAGCCGAGAAGCTGATGGCCGAGACGTTCGACAAGAACATGATCGACAAGGACGAGTACCCGGCCACCGCCGCGATCGAAGCGCGCTGCGTCAGCATGGTCGCCGACCTGTTCCACGCCGAGGACCTGAGCGACGAGGATTCATCGGCCGCATGCGGAGTCTCGACCATCGGCTCCAGCGAGGCGGTGATGCTGGGCGGCCTGGCGATGAAATGGCGGTGGCGCGAGAAGGTCGGTAAGGACTGGAAGGGGCGGACCCCCAACCTCGTGATGGGGTCCAACGTCCAGGTGGTGTGGGAGAAGTTCTGCCGCTACTTCGATGTCGAGCCGCGCTACCTCCCGATGGAGGAGGGGCGCTACGTCATCACCCCCGAGCAGGTGCTCGACGCGGTCGACGAGGACACCATCGGCGTCGTCGCGATCCTGGGCACCACCTACACCGGGGAGCTGGAGCCGATCGCCGAGATCTGCGCGGCGCTCGACCAGCTCGTTCAAGACAAGGGTCTGGACATTCCGGTCCACGTCGACGCCGCCAGCGGCGGATTCGTCGTCCCGTTCCTGCACCCCGACCTGGAGTGGGATTTCCGGCTGCCCCGCGTGGTGTCGATCAACGTCAGCGGCCACAAGTACGGGCTGACCTACCCGGGCATCGGGTTCGTGGTGTGGCGCAGCAAGGAGTACCTGCCCGAAGACCTGGTGTTCCGGGTCAACTACCTCGGCGGGGACATGCCGACGTTCACCCTCAACTTCTCGCGGCCCGGCAACCAGGTCGTGGGCCAGTACTACAACTTCCTTCGGCTGGGCCGGGCCGGATACACCCAGGTGATGCAGTGCCTGTCGCAGACGGCGCGCTGGCTGGGGGACGAGCTGCGCGACAGTGAGCACTTCGAGCTGATCACCGATGGTTCGGCCATCCCCGTCGTCAGCTTCCGGCTCAAGGGCAAACCGGGCTACACCGAGTTCGATGTATCGGAGGGGTTGCGCTCCTTCGGCTGGCAGGTGCCGGCCTACACCATGCCCGAGGGCGCCACCGACGTCGTGGTACTGCGGGTCGTCGTGCGCGAGGGGTTCTCGGCCGATCTGGCCCGCGCGCTCAAGGAGGACACGATCACCGTGCTCCAGCGACTCGACAAGCTCAAGCCGAGCGGCGCATTCAACGACCTGCAGCCGTTTGCGCACTAA
- a CDS encoding NAD(P)H-hydrate dehydratase: MRYYYSADAIRAAEAPLLASLPDGVLMSRAAYGLATAIATELKLRTGGVAGRRICAVVGSGDNGGDALWAATFLRRRGAAADAVLLNPDKTHAKGLAAFRRAGGRVVAGIAAATDLVIDGVVGISGRGPLRPNAAAVFEANTAPVVAVDIPSGLDVQTGAADGPHVRAALTVTFGGLKPVHALGECGRVELIDIGLDLAPSDLAGFEVADVRARWPIPGPHDDKYTQGVTGVLSGSATYPGAAVLSTGAAVAATSGMVRYTGSAGPQVLSHWPEVIAAPSPQEAGRVQAWVVGPGLGTDDTAKAALRFALESDLPVIVDADALTLLAADPGLLSGRSAPTVLTPHAGEYQRLAGDPPGADRVAATRGLADRLGATVLLKGNVTVIASPGSAGRSGATGGSGTTTYLNPAGQSWAATAGSGDVLSGIIGALLAAGLPAGEAAAAAAFVHARAANLSAADPGPNPAPTSASRILAHVRAAIAAL, translated from the coding sequence ATGCGGTACTACTACTCGGCCGATGCGATCCGTGCCGCCGAGGCCCCACTGCTGGCATCGCTGCCCGACGGTGTGCTGATGAGCCGCGCCGCCTACGGGCTGGCGACAGCGATCGCGACCGAACTGAAGCTGCGTACCGGTGGTGTTGCAGGCCGGCGCATATGTGCGGTGGTGGGCTCCGGTGACAACGGCGGCGACGCCCTGTGGGCGGCGACGTTCCTGCGCCGCCGCGGAGCGGCCGCCGACGCCGTCTTGCTCAATCCGGACAAGACTCACGCCAAGGGCCTGGCCGCCTTCCGGCGCGCCGGGGGCCGCGTGGTGGCCGGTATCGCCGCCGCAACCGATCTGGTGATCGACGGAGTAGTCGGTATCTCCGGGCGCGGGCCGCTGCGTCCCAACGCCGCGGCGGTATTCGAGGCGAACACCGCACCCGTCGTCGCCGTCGACATCCCCAGCGGCCTCGACGTGCAGACCGGGGCCGCCGACGGCCCGCATGTGCGTGCTGCCCTGACTGTCACATTCGGCGGTCTGAAACCCGTACACGCACTGGGCGAATGCGGTCGCGTCGAACTCATCGACATCGGCCTGGACCTGGCACCCAGCGACCTGGCCGGGTTCGAGGTGGCCGATGTCCGGGCCCGCTGGCCGATCCCGGGCCCGCACGACGACAAGTACACCCAGGGAGTGACAGGTGTGCTGTCCGGGTCGGCGACCTATCCCGGTGCGGCGGTGTTGAGCACCGGAGCCGCGGTGGCCGCCACCTCCGGCATGGTCCGGTATACGGGAAGTGCTGGACCGCAGGTACTTTCACACTGGCCCGAGGTGATCGCCGCGCCCAGCCCGCAGGAGGCCGGCCGGGTCCAGGCCTGGGTGGTCGGGCCCGGACTGGGCACCGACGACACGGCGAAGGCCGCACTGCGGTTCGCGCTCGAATCCGATCTGCCGGTGATCGTCGACGCCGACGCTCTCACGCTGCTGGCCGCCGACCCCGGGCTGCTCAGTGGGCGCAGCGCACCGACCGTGCTCACCCCGCATGCCGGCGAATACCAACGGCTGGCCGGTGACCCACCGGGCGCCGACCGCGTTGCTGCCACCCGCGGCCTGGCCGACCGACTCGGCGCGACCGTGCTGCTCAAAGGCAACGTCACCGTGATCGCCTCGCCTGGTTCGGCGGGCAGGAGCGGAGCGACCGGGGGATCAGGCACCACCACGTATCTCAACCCGGCCGGCCAATCCTGGGCTGCCACAGCCGGATCCGGCGATGTGCTGTCCGGGATCATCGGCGCCCTGCTGGCGGCCGGACTGCCCGCCGGCGAAGCCGCGGCTGCGGCAGCCTTCGTCCATGCCCGCGCCGCCAACCTGTCGGCGGCCGATCCCGGTCCCAACCCGGCGCCGACTTCGGCGTCACGCATCCTCGCCCATGTCCGCGCCGCGATCGCCGCGCTGTAA
- a CDS encoding PLP-dependent aminotransferase family protein, whose product MDQIAGADFLQLDPATAPTRGLTDWLADALRTAIADGRLTPGTRFPPTRLLAGELAVSRGVVVEAYRRLADEGLVSGHAGGGTHVLAQPVRRPRAEPPAPPSAVSRLPRPRLPAGEGIDLSPGVPDLSAFPRSTWLRAERAVLAATSPEDLGYGDPRGHPRLRAALAPWLARTRGLRIEPDDILVVAGVAQAVALLARQLCGEGLDAIAVEDPGSRGAVDELEYWGLRPVPVPVDDDGIRVTELAATGAPTVFLTPAHQFPTGVVLGPHRRRELLEWDGELIIEDDYDAEYRYDRAPVPALHPSAPDRIAYAGSTSKSLAPALRLGWVIAPSRRRPDLVAAKHATDLGSPTLPQLVLARLLESGEYDRHVRLMRTRHRARRDALLDVLSVAMPAAKVSGVAAGLHLLVTLPDSVDDAALADDLRAAGVLVHPVSWHRRLPGPPGLVLGYASHPPDRLREAAATIARIARK is encoded by the coding sequence ATGGACCAAATTGCAGGCGCAGACTTTCTGCAGCTCGACCCGGCGACCGCCCCGACGCGCGGACTCACCGACTGGCTCGCGGATGCGCTGCGCACTGCGATCGCTGACGGGAGGCTCACCCCGGGCACCCGCTTTCCGCCGACCCGGTTGCTGGCCGGCGAACTCGCGGTGTCCCGCGGTGTGGTCGTCGAGGCCTATCGGCGCCTTGCCGACGAGGGTCTGGTCAGCGGGCACGCGGGTGGGGGCACCCACGTTCTCGCGCAGCCGGTCCGGCGGCCCCGGGCAGAACCCCCGGCGCCGCCGTCGGCGGTGTCGCGTCTGCCGCGGCCCCGCCTTCCTGCCGGTGAAGGAATCGATCTCTCGCCAGGTGTGCCCGATCTGTCGGCATTCCCGCGCAGCACCTGGCTGCGCGCCGAGCGCGCGGTGCTGGCCGCGACCTCGCCGGAAGACCTCGGCTACGGAGATCCCCGCGGTCATCCGCGGTTGCGGGCGGCACTCGCGCCGTGGCTGGCCCGGACCCGCGGCCTGCGGATCGAACCCGACGACATCCTGGTGGTCGCGGGCGTCGCCCAGGCCGTCGCCCTTCTCGCCCGGCAGCTGTGCGGCGAAGGCCTCGACGCGATCGCCGTCGAGGATCCCGGCTCGCGCGGGGCGGTCGACGAACTCGAGTACTGGGGTCTGCGCCCTGTGCCTGTCCCCGTCGACGACGACGGCATCCGCGTCACGGAGCTTGCCGCCACCGGCGCACCCACGGTCTTCCTGACTCCGGCGCATCAGTTCCCGACGGGCGTGGTGCTCGGCCCGCACCGGCGCCGGGAGCTGCTGGAGTGGGACGGGGAGCTGATCATCGAAGACGACTACGACGCCGAATATCGCTATGACCGGGCACCCGTGCCGGCCCTGCATCCGTCGGCGCCCGATCGCATCGCGTATGCCGGCAGCACCTCGAAGAGCCTGGCGCCCGCGCTGCGCCTGGGTTGGGTGATCGCGCCCTCGCGGCGCCGCCCGGACCTGGTGGCGGCCAAGCATGCGACTGACCTCGGCAGCCCGACGCTGCCGCAGCTGGTGCTCGCCCGGTTACTGGAATCGGGCGAGTACGACCGGCATGTCCGGCTGATGCGCACGCGGCACCGGGCCCGGCGCGACGCGCTGCTGGACGTGTTGTCGGTCGCCATGCCTGCCGCGAAGGTGAGCGGTGTTGCCGCCGGTCTGCACCTGCTCGTGACGCTGCCCGACAGTGTCGACGATGCCGCGCTGGCCGACGATCTACGTGCAGCCGGTGTTCTCGTGCATCCCGTGTCGTGGCACCGGCGGCTACCAGGACCACCCGGCCTGGTCCTCGGGTACGCATCGCATCCACCCGACCGGTTGCGCGAAGCCGCAGCCACCATCGCCCGGATCGCGCGAAAGTGA
- a CDS encoding zinc-dependent dehydrogenase: MKALRYYAPEDVRLEDVPEPQCGPDEVKIRVRNCSTCGTDVKILHNGHQNLTPPRTIGHEIAGDIVEVGADVNSSYGTDWAEGDRVQVIAAVPCGECHECRKGWMAVCQNQTSMGYQYDGGFAEYMIVPRQVLKVDGLNRIPDNVGYDEASAAEPFACAINAQDLLGIEEGDTVMVFGAGPIGCMHIRIARGVHNCGPVYLVDVNASRLKISADAVHPDEVINAAEVDVVEKVMELTGGRGADIVITATAANVTQEQAIAMAARNGRISFFGGLPKTNPTITCDSNVVHYRQLHIHGANGSAPEHNKRALQYISTGQVPVKDLITRHIPLDDVLDAFSIVQNGEAIKVTVEPAAATASV; this comes from the coding sequence ATGAAAGCCCTGCGCTACTACGCCCCAGAGGACGTCCGCCTGGAGGATGTGCCGGAGCCGCAGTGCGGCCCCGACGAGGTGAAGATCCGGGTGCGCAACTGCTCCACCTGCGGTACCGACGTCAAGATCCTGCACAACGGGCACCAGAACCTGACCCCACCGCGCACGATCGGCCATGAGATCGCCGGTGACATCGTCGAGGTGGGGGCCGACGTGAATTCCTCCTACGGCACCGATTGGGCAGAGGGTGACCGAGTTCAGGTGATCGCGGCGGTCCCGTGCGGAGAATGTCACGAGTGCCGCAAGGGCTGGATGGCCGTGTGTCAGAACCAGACATCGATGGGCTATCAGTACGACGGCGGGTTCGCCGAGTACATGATCGTTCCGCGCCAAGTGCTCAAAGTCGATGGGCTGAACCGGATTCCGGACAACGTCGGCTACGACGAGGCGTCGGCGGCCGAACCGTTCGCGTGCGCGATCAACGCGCAGGATCTGCTCGGTATCGAAGAGGGCGACACCGTCATGGTTTTCGGTGCCGGTCCCATCGGCTGCATGCACATCCGCATCGCGCGCGGTGTACACAACTGCGGCCCGGTCTATCTCGTCGACGTCAACGCCAGCCGGCTCAAGATCTCTGCCGACGCCGTGCATCCCGATGAGGTGATCAACGCGGCGGAGGTCGACGTCGTCGAGAAGGTGATGGAACTGACCGGCGGCCGCGGCGCCGACATCGTCATCACCGCCACCGCGGCCAACGTCACCCAGGAGCAGGCCATCGCCATGGCGGCCCGAAACGGGCGCATCTCGTTCTTCGGTGGACTGCCCAAGACCAACCCGACCATCACCTGCGATTCGAATGTGGTCCACTACCGGCAGTTGCACATCCACGGTGCCAACGGCTCCGCGCCGGAGCACAACAAGCGTGCGCTCCAGTACATCTCGACCGGTCAGGTGCCCGTGAAGGACCTCATCACGCGCCATATCCCGCTCGACGATGTGCTCGACGCCTTCTCGATCGTGCAGAACGGTGAGGCCATCAAGGTGACGGTCGAGCCTGCCGCTGCCACAGCGTCGGTCTGA
- a CDS encoding PTS mannitol transporter subunit IICBA — protein MSTVEAPRPGVRVHVQKLGTSLSNMVMPNIGAFIAWGLITALFIEQGWLQAIFSGLKDPDGWVARIGGWGSYDGAGIVGPMITYLLPVLIGYTGGRMIHGNRGAVVGAIATMGVVAGADVPMFMGAMIMGPLGGWAMKKADALWEGKIRPGFEMLVDNFSAGILGMLLAIFGFFGVGPIVSSFTRAAGNAVDFLVRNDLLPLTSLLIEPAKVLFLNNAINHGVLTPLGTTQALDTGKSILFLLETNPGPGLGVLLAFMVFGRGAARASAPGAAIIQFFGGIHEIYFPYVLMKPKLIAATILGGMTGVFVNVLFGSGLRAPAAPGSIIAIYAQTAGGSFLGVTLSVLGATAVSFAVASLLLKTDRAGDEPDLAAATAEMEALKGKKSSVASALVGAPRGPVSSIVFACDAGMGSSAMGASVLRKKIRSAGFGDIAVTNQSIANLTDTYDLVVTHRDLTDRARLKTGSAVHVSVEDFMSSPRYDEIVEMLGDTNSAGDERSREDQTGGDAAVVEQPVSKADDVLPLESIVLAGTATSADTAIDEAGALLVAADAVEPAYVDAMHEREKSVSTYMGNGLAIPHGTNEAKTAIRRTGISFVRYPEPIDWNGKPAEFVVGIAGLGNDHMALLTKIAHVFLDKDEVARLRAATSADDVRAVLSDSK, from the coding sequence ATGTCCACTGTCGAAGCGCCACGCCCCGGGGTTCGGGTGCACGTGCAGAAGCTGGGCACCTCGCTGTCGAACATGGTGATGCCGAACATCGGCGCCTTCATCGCCTGGGGCCTGATCACGGCCCTGTTCATCGAGCAGGGCTGGCTACAGGCCATCTTCTCCGGGCTCAAGGACCCCGACGGCTGGGTGGCCAGGATCGGCGGCTGGGGCAGCTATGACGGCGCGGGCATCGTCGGCCCGATGATCACCTACCTGCTGCCCGTCCTGATCGGATACACCGGTGGCCGGATGATCCACGGCAACCGCGGCGCCGTCGTCGGCGCGATCGCCACCATGGGGGTGGTCGCCGGCGCCGATGTCCCGATGTTCATGGGCGCGATGATCATGGGGCCCCTGGGCGGCTGGGCGATGAAGAAGGCAGACGCGCTGTGGGAAGGCAAGATCCGGCCCGGCTTCGAGATGCTCGTCGACAACTTCTCCGCGGGCATCCTGGGCATGCTGCTGGCCATCTTCGGCTTCTTCGGTGTCGGACCGATCGTGTCATCGTTCACCCGCGCCGCCGGGAACGCGGTGGACTTCCTGGTCAGAAATGACCTGCTGCCCCTGACCTCATTGCTCATCGAACCGGCGAAGGTGCTGTTCCTCAACAACGCCATCAACCACGGTGTGCTGACACCGCTGGGCACCACCCAGGCATTGGACACCGGCAAGTCGATTCTGTTCCTGCTTGAGACCAACCCCGGTCCCGGCCTGGGAGTCCTGCTGGCGTTCATGGTGTTCGGTCGCGGCGCGGCCCGCGCCTCGGCACCGGGCGCCGCGATCATCCAGTTCTTCGGTGGCATCCACGAGATCTACTTCCCGTACGTGCTGATGAAGCCCAAGCTGATCGCCGCCACCATCCTCGGCGGCATGACCGGCGTCTTCGTCAACGTGCTGTTCGGTTCCGGTTTGCGGGCCCCGGCCGCACCGGGTTCGATCATCGCGATCTACGCGCAGACCGCCGGCGGCAGCTTTCTCGGCGTGACGTTGTCCGTGCTCGGAGCCACCGCCGTCTCGTTCGCCGTCGCCTCACTGCTGCTCAAGACCGATCGTGCCGGTGACGAGCCCGATCTCGCTGCGGCGACCGCCGAGATGGAGGCACTCAAGGGCAAGAAGTCCAGCGTGGCTTCCGCCCTGGTCGGTGCGCCCCGGGGTCCGGTGAGCAGCATCGTGTTCGCCTGTGACGCCGGTATGGGGTCCTCGGCGATGGGAGCCTCGGTGCTGCGCAAGAAGATCCGTTCCGCCGGATTCGGCGACATCGCCGTGACCAACCAATCGATCGCGAATCTCACCGACACCTACGACCTGGTGGTCACACACCGCGACCTGACCGACCGGGCCCGACTGAAAACCGGTTCGGCCGTTCATGTCTCGGTGGAGGACTTCATGAGTTCACCCCGCTACGACGAGATCGTCGAGATGCTCGGTGACACGAACTCCGCTGGGGATGAGCGCTCGCGCGAAGACCAGACGGGTGGAGATGCAGCGGTGGTGGAACAGCCCGTGAGCAAAGCAGACGACGTGCTACCCCTCGAATCGATCGTGCTGGCCGGCACCGCCACCTCAGCGGACACCGCCATCGACGAGGCCGGTGCCCTGTTGGTCGCGGCGGACGCCGTCGAGCCGGCCTACGTGGATGCCATGCACGAGCGGGAGAAGTCGGTGTCGACCTACATGGGCAACGGTCTGGCCATCCCGCACGGCACCAACGAGGCCAAGACCGCGATCCGCCGCACCGGGATCTCGTTCGTGCGCTACCCCGAACCGATCGACTGGAACGGCAAGCCCGCCGAGTTCGTCGTCGGCATCGCCGGGCTGGGCAACGACCACATGGCCCTGCTGACCAAGATCGCGCACGTGTTCCTCGACAAGGACGAGGTGGCCCGGCTGCGGGCGGCGACCAGCGCCGACGACGTGCGCGCAGTGCTTTCCGACAGCAAATAA
- a CDS encoding DeoR/GlpR family DNA-binding transcription regulator, which produces MDSDTRQSRIVEFARSRGRVDVLTLAEELDVAAETIRRDLKALAGRRLLKRVHGGAIPLETAAFESTVEYRSQVDLAQKHRIAAAAAHLLHGAETVYLDEGFTPRLIAEQLADQELTVVTSSLLAAEALAHSETVTVLMIGGRMRGRTLATVDQWAVERLNSLVIDIAFLGTNGITVEHGLTTPDPAVAAVKQTAVKVAQRCVLVAAHSKFGETSFCRFAHVSDFESIVTGTELPAEEAQRYEALGPSVIRT; this is translated from the coding sequence GTGGATTCAGATACCCGCCAGAGTCGCATCGTCGAGTTCGCGCGCAGCCGGGGCCGCGTCGATGTGCTGACGCTGGCCGAGGAACTCGACGTCGCGGCCGAGACCATCCGCCGCGACCTCAAGGCACTGGCCGGGAGACGACTGCTCAAACGTGTGCACGGCGGCGCGATCCCACTGGAGACCGCGGCGTTCGAATCCACCGTCGAATACCGCAGCCAGGTAGACCTGGCCCAGAAGCACCGCATCGCTGCCGCGGCGGCACACCTGTTGCACGGCGCCGAAACCGTCTACCTGGACGAGGGTTTCACGCCACGGCTGATCGCCGAACAGCTCGCCGATCAGGAACTGACCGTGGTCACATCATCGCTGCTGGCCGCCGAGGCGCTGGCACACAGCGAGACCGTCACCGTCCTGATGATCGGTGGGCGTATGCGAGGGCGCACCCTGGCCACCGTCGACCAGTGGGCGGTGGAGCGACTCAACAGCCTGGTGATCGACATCGCCTTTCTGGGCACCAACGGGATCACGGTCGAACATGGCCTCACCACACCGGATCCCGCGGTGGCTGCGGTGAAGCAGACAGCGGTCAAGGTCGCGCAACGGTGCGTGTTGGTGGCGGCGCATTCCAAGTTCGGGGAGACGAGTTTCTGCCGGTTCGCGCACGTCTCCGATTTCGAGTCGATCGTCACGGGCACCGAGTTGCCCGCAGAGGAAGCACAGCGCTACGAAGCGCTGGGGCCATCGGTGATCCGCACCTGA
- a CDS encoding alpha/beta fold hydrolase, translating to MDLRVPTVNIAGRWDRNALGAFVSDAAFEHFLGTYRAGMAALPPFELFDVPTSFGTVRAYRFAGPDAGVPVVLLPGRNASTPMYETNLGPLLERRTVYGIDLLGEAGLSVQHKVIRDACDQAQWLDETLAGLGLDKAHLLGVSMGGWTATNGAVHRTGRIASLTLLDPVFTFTGIPVKAMLASVALFAPGVPERLRRRVQSWIAGGADVDAAEMEAALISAGSTDFTLRTPMPKLFSDEQLRGIDVPVLALIAGRSVMLNPTRAVARARELLVHGEIELWSDASHAINGEYPDEIAQRAGRFWDGLQVRITDGPSAS from the coding sequence GTGGATCTGCGGGTTCCGACGGTCAACATCGCTGGGCGGTGGGACCGGAACGCGCTCGGAGCATTCGTTTCCGACGCGGCGTTCGAGCATTTCCTGGGCACCTACCGGGCCGGGATGGCGGCCTTGCCGCCGTTCGAACTGTTCGACGTGCCCACGTCGTTCGGCACGGTGCGGGCCTACCGGTTCGCCGGGCCGGACGCCGGTGTGCCGGTGGTGCTGCTTCCGGGCCGCAATGCGTCGACGCCGATGTATGAAACCAACCTCGGACCGTTGCTGGAGCGTCGCACCGTGTACGGCATAGACCTGCTCGGTGAGGCCGGCCTGTCGGTGCAGCACAAGGTGATTCGTGATGCTTGCGATCAGGCGCAGTGGCTGGATGAGACGCTGGCCGGACTCGGGCTGGACAAGGCCCACCTGCTCGGGGTGTCGATGGGCGGCTGGACGGCCACCAACGGTGCGGTGCACCGGACCGGCCGGATCGCGTCGCTCACCCTGTTGGATCCGGTGTTCACCTTCACCGGCATTCCGGTCAAGGCGATGCTGGCCTCGGTGGCACTGTTCGCGCCGGGCGTGCCCGAGCGCTTGCGCAGGCGGGTGCAGAGCTGGATTGCCGGGGGTGCCGATGTGGATGCCGCCGAGATGGAGGCCGCGCTGATCTCCGCCGGTTCAACGGATTTCACGCTGCGCACGCCGATGCCGAAGCTGTTCAGCGACGAGCAACTACGGGGGATCGACGTGCCGGTGCTGGCGTTGATCGCGGGCCGCAGCGTCATGCTCAACCCGACGCGCGCCGTCGCGCGGGCGCGAGAGCTGTTGGTGCACGGTGAGATCGAGCTCTGGTCCGACGCTTCTCACGCCATCAACGGCGAATACCCGGATGAGATTGCCCAACGGGCGGGCCGGTTCTGGGACGGTCTTCAGGTGCGGATCACCGATGGCCCCAGCGCTTCGTAG